In the bacterium genome, one interval contains:
- a CDS encoding cobalamin-independent methionine synthase II family protein — MFNATADIILPTTIIGSLPRPHWYTENLGARTFREAMTNAHFREQYTDAVSSYIRDQEIVGLDICTDGDARFDTDVGGHTWFSYAPRHMEGFSGFHPFRLPKEGKAPFPRGRILHDILEARLMPELAGPVGRGDLQYAALWKTAQRLTKKPVKFGTITPELIAMSVTDRHYKNIKERIQAISDALNEELTEVAKAGCRVIQMEEPQVHLLAAKGLVGGELNPAYMVEVFNNTVRGLRDLTEVWCHTCWGNPAQQRLFDVPQSYAPALEELNKIDADVLTFECCSSGGMDLEAIGKAITGKKIAIGVITHHSLQVEPPEDVADLVRRALQHIPAERLILCSDCGMGREGMSRRHALYKMASIVQGTNIVRRELGLPEAECLIADPGFSLVEHES; from the coding sequence ATGTTCAATGCCACTGCGGACATCATTCTGCCCACGACCATCATCGGCTCCCTGCCCCGGCCGCACTGGTACACCGAAAATCTCGGGGCGCGCACCTTCCGCGAAGCCATGACCAACGCGCACTTCCGCGAGCAGTACACCGACGCCGTTTCCTCCTATATCCGGGATCAGGAGATCGTCGGCCTCGACATCTGCACCGACGGCGACGCCCGCTTCGACACCGACGTGGGCGGCCATACCTGGTTCAGCTACGCCCCGCGCCACATGGAGGGTTTTTCGGGCTTCCACCCCTTCCGCCTTCCCAAAGAGGGAAAGGCCCCCTTTCCGCGCGGGCGGATTCTCCACGACATCCTGGAAGCCCGCCTCATGCCCGAGCTGGCGGGGCCGGTCGGCCGGGGCGATCTGCAGTACGCCGCCCTCTGGAAAACGGCGCAGCGCCTCACGAAAAAACCCGTCAAGTTCGGTACCATCACCCCCGAACTCATCGCCATGAGCGTCACCGACCGCCACTACAAAAACATCAAGGAGCGCATCCAGGCCATCAGCGATGCGCTGAACGAGGAGCTCACCGAGGTCGCCAAGGCCGGCTGCCGCGTCATCCAGATGGAAGAGCCCCAGGTCCACCTGCTCGCCGCCAAGGGCCTGGTCGGAGGAGAACTCAACCCCGCCTACATGGTCGAGGTGTTCAACAACACCGTGCGGGGACTGCGGGACCTCACCGAGGTCTGGTGCCACACCTGCTGGGGCAACCCCGCCCAGCAACGCCTCTTCGATGTGCCGCAGAGCTATGCCCCCGCGCTCGAGGAGCTCAACAAGATCGACGCCGACGTGCTCACCTTCGAGTGCTGCAGCTCGGGGGGGATGGACCTCGAAGCCATCGGCAAGGCAATCACCGGGAAAAAGATCGCCATCGGCGTCATCACCCACCACTCCCTCCAGGTCGAACCCCCGGAGGATGTGGCGGACCTCGTCCGCCGCGCCCTCCAGCACATCCCGGCCGAGCGGCTGATCCTCTGCTCGGACTGCGGCATGGGGCGCGAGGGCATGAGCAGACGCCACGCCCTCTACAAGATGGCTTCCATCGTCCAGGGGACCAACATCGTCCGGCGCGAGCTGGGGCTGCCCGAGGCCGAGTGCCTCATCGCCGACCCCGGCTTCTCCCTCGTCGAGCACGAGAGCTAG